From a single bacterium genomic region:
- a CDS encoding site-specific DNA-methyltransferase — MLEINRSQILRAITSNTRVSGYSHNFYRYPARFSPQAAREIIAEFSAPGDWILDPFMGGATAIVEALTLGRLSIGVDINPLAHFIASVKTTPLSTKDKQTIREWVDDTLRHPRKISQSGLVQNLPERIEKNFASILLNVDSLPYQRQRRFMRGAILRTGQWAVDCRDGLPGRYQIFERLRNTTEEMFEGLGELENACRRQGIPKNKITSRRRLYCRDTVALKVRSLGDFQQKPRLVLTSPPYPGVHILYHRWQIRGRRETPAPYWIAALKDGNSEAFYTFGGRSKAGLEKYFLTLRTAFQSIKQMIDPKAFVVQLVAFADTESQLPQYLQAMHEAGYKEKHIFSSGRISREVPNRKWYSRMLDQHDAAKEILLVHQPDSSRS, encoded by the coding sequence ATGTTGGAGATCAACCGATCCCAGATTCTCCGAGCGATTACTTCAAATACCCGAGTTTCGGGCTACAGTCATAATTTTTACAGATATCCTGCGAGATTCTCTCCACAAGCTGCACGCGAAATCATTGCTGAATTCTCTGCGCCAGGAGATTGGATCTTGGATCCATTCATGGGGGGAGCTACTGCCATAGTTGAAGCGTTGACGCTTGGTCGTCTTTCGATTGGCGTAGACATCAATCCGCTGGCCCACTTTATTGCATCGGTAAAAACGACCCCATTAAGCACGAAGGATAAACAGACAATTCGCGAGTGGGTCGATGATACGTTACGCCATCCTAGAAAGATTAGTCAGTCGGGTCTTGTTCAAAATCTTCCAGAACGAATCGAAAAGAACTTTGCGTCGATTCTTTTGAATGTTGATTCCTTACCGTATCAACGTCAGCGTCGGTTCATGCGCGGCGCGATATTACGAACCGGGCAGTGGGCTGTTGATTGCCGGGACGGTCTTCCAGGACGATACCAAATTTTTGAAAGGCTTCGAAATACAACAGAGGAAATGTTTGAAGGATTAGGAGAACTTGAGAATGCTTGTCGGCGGCAGGGCATTCCCAAAAATAAGATTACTAGCAGGAGAAGATTGTACTGTCGCGATACGGTTGCGTTGAAAGTTCGTTCCCTTGGTGATTTTCAGCAAAAGCCACGATTGGTTTTAACGTCTCCTCCATATCCAGGCGTTCACATTCTATATCACCGGTGGCAAATCAGAGGTCGCCGAGAAACGCCGGCGCCATACTGGATTGCAGCGCTTAAAGATGGAAACAGCGAAGCATTCTATACCTTCGGTGGACGCTCGAAAGCGGGATTAGAAAAATACTTTTTGACACTCCGAACAGCTTTTCAATCGATAAAGCAGATGATTGATCCGAAAGCGTTCGTTGTTCAGCTCGTTGCCTTTGCTGATACCGAATCTCAGCTACCACAGTACCTGCAGGCGATGCACGAGGCTGGATATAAAGAGAAACATATCTTTTCCAGCGGACGAATCAGTCGTGAAGTTCCGAATCGAAAATGGTATTCACGAATGCTCGATCAGCATGACGCTGCAAAAGAAATACTCCTCGTGCATCAACCTGACAGTTCGAGGAGCTAA
- a CDS encoding immunity 70 family protein, with product MGVNFVVDNKTFNVGSANFLHSFFSTISYNMEPQGWGSRFPMLIKHLYMGRLPYEKLPQLREELQNVLMELEKLPVSRVIWDIEDLAKEIPGGPLAGNVKTAADFFITDVGTSLFDELNQAIDYAMKRKADITIL from the coding sequence ATGGGCGTGAATTTTGTAGTCGACAATAAAACATTTAATGTGGGAAGCGCAAATTTTCTACACAGTTTCTTTTCGACAATATCGTACAACATGGAACCACAAGGATGGGGATCGAGATTCCCAATGTTGATAAAGCACCTTTATATGGGACGACTTCCTTATGAAAAGTTGCCGCAATTAAGAGAGGAGTTGCAAAACGTCCTTATGGAGCTTGAAAAGCTTCCGGTTAGCCGCGTTATTTGGGACATAGAAGATCTGGCGAAGGAAATACCGGGCGGACCACTAGCGGGGAACGTTAAGACAGCGGCTGATTTCTTTATAACGGATGTCGGGACAAGCCTTTTTGATGAGCTTAATCAAGCGATAGATTACGCAATGAAAAGGAAGGCCGACATTACGATACTCTGA